In the genome of Triticum urartu cultivar G1812 chromosome 5, Tu2.1, whole genome shotgun sequence, one region contains:
- the LOC125509628 gene encoding protein SCAI homolog isoform X1, translating into MADGEPSGAYREFKALVEAADRKFARARDLPLYGGGDHHSRKAFKAYTRLWRLQQDRRRDLVAAGLRRWEIGEVASRIGQLYYARYLRTAEPRSLVGAYVFYEAIYSRGYFAAPAPANASASAAAGGGAKHQGLLIRYKELRFIARFLVVAMLMRRAEAVDHLVARLRSLVQESKSAYPKTNFKEWKQVLQELDRFLKADGAYKGSRSLRYDNLFDSYASNLASIARFHSKRVLKLKEAVLTSYHRNEVKFTELTLDTFRMLQSLEWEPTGSYQIAVKELTENGTMSDQSGPSGLIDIHLSTEISDGNLPSNPQRAIIYHPTVSHLIAVLATICEELSQDSILLIYISASGLADQNAYHKYASSSSSRLRPASAFSINKPNSHTGSDDHVWLGPRGNGGPNNLYPEDLIPFTRYPLFLVIDSENSHAFKAIHNAEKGEPAALLLSPRIASAMPGIESGNGGQFTYFLTAPMQAFCQLAGITSDIDSDTYANAENILFSALEQYEEILSTSVGLNIVWGQILPDPFLRRLILRFIFCRAVLFYFHPEENGEHLPTCLPSLPESVSPNAKAIKTPVLLLAENLVVSNRFHFGNRT; encoded by the exons ATGGCCGACGGCGAGCCCTCCGGCGCGTACAGGGAGTTCAAGGCGCTGGTGGAGGCGGCGGACCGCAAGTTCGCGCGCGCGCGCGACCTGCCGCTCTACGGCGGCGGGGACCACCACAGCCGCAAGGCCTTCAAGGCCTACACGCGGCTCTGGCGCCTGCAGCAGGACCGCCGCCGGGACCTCGTCGCCGCGGGCCTCCGCCGCTGGGAGATCGGCGAGGTCGCCTCGCGGATCGGCCAGCTCTACTACGCGCGCTACCTCCGCACCGCCGAGCCGCGCTCGCTCGTCGGCGCATACGTCTTCTACGAGGCCATCTACAGCCGCGGCTACttcgccgcccccgcccccgccaaCGCCAGCGCCTCCGCGGCCGCGGGGGGCGGCGCCAAGCACCAGGGCCTCCTGATCCGCTACAAGGAGCTGCGCTTCATCGCCCGCTTCCTCGTCGTCGCCATGCTCATGCGCCGGGCCGAGGCGGTGGACCACCTCGTCGCCCGCCTCCGCTCGCTCGTACAGGAATCCAAGTCGGCCTACCCC AAAACCAACTTCAAGGAATGGAAACAAGTGCTTCAAGAGCTTGACAGATTCTTGAAAGCTGACGGAGCATACAAAGGATCTAGATCACTTAGATATGATAACTTGTTTGATTCTTATGCATCAAACCTTGCATCAATAGCAAGATTCCATTCGAAAAGAGTACTGAAACTGAAGGAAGCTGTATTAACAAGTTACCACCGAAACGAG GTCAAGTTCACAGAGCTAACTTTGGACACTTTCAGAATGCTACAGTCTTTAGAATGGGAGCCCACAGGGTCTTATCAGATAGCTGTTAAAGAACTTACAGAAAATGGCACTATGAGTGATCAGAGTGGACCCTCTGGTCTGATCGATATTCACCTTTCTACAGAGATCTCTGATGGAAATCTTCCTTCAAATCCCCAAAGAGCAATCATATATCACCCTACAGTATCTCATCTTATAGCG GTTCTTGCCACAATCTGTGAGGAGCTTTCTCAAGATAGCATTTTGCTAATTTATATATCAGCATCAG GCCTTGCTGATCAGAATGCATATCATAAGTATGCATCTAGCTCTTCATCACGCTTGAGGCCTGCTTCTGCTTTCTCAATCAATAAGCCAAATTCACATACCGGTTCAGATGATCATGTATGGCTTGGTCCTCGTGGAAATGGTG GTCCAAACAATCTTTATCCAGAAGATCTGATACCATTTACAAGATACCCACTTTTCCTTGTAATTGACAGTGAAAATAGCCATGCATTCAAG GCCATACATAATGCAGAGAAGGGAGAGCCAGCTGCCTTACTTCTTTCTCCTAGGATTGCATCGGCCATGCCTGGTATAGAATCAGGCAATGGAGGCCAATTTACATACTTCCTGACTGCTCCGATGCAAGCCTTCTGCCAATTAGCTGGAATAACTTCCGACATTGACAGC GATACATATGCTAATGCAGAGAATATACTTTTCTCTGCTTTGGAACAGTATGAAGAAATCCTCAGCACATCTGTTGGATTGAACATTGTCTGGGGTCAAATTTTACCTGATCCATTTCTCAGGCGCCTGATTCTCAG GTTTATTTTCTGTCGAGCAGTGTTATTCTATTTCCATCCTGAGGAGAATGGCGAACATCTACCAACCTGCTTACCCAGTCTTCCTGAGTCGGTCTCTCCAAACGCCAAAGCCATCAAGACTCCCGTCCTTCTGCTCGCAGAAAACCTTGTTGTCAGCAATCGGTTTCATTTCGGCAACAGGACATGA
- the LOC125509628 gene encoding protein SCAI isoform X2 has product MADGEPSGAYREFKALVEAADRKFARARDLPLYGGGDHHSRKAFKAYTRLWRLQQDRRRDLVAAGLRRWEIGEVASRIGQLYYARYLRTAEPRSLVGAYVFYEAIYSRGYFAAPAPANASASAAAGGGAKHQGLLIRYKELRFIARFLVVAMLMRRAEAVDHLVARLRSLVQESKSAYPKTNFKEWKQVLQELDRFLKADGAYKGSRSLRYDNLFDSYASNLASIARFHSKRVLKLKEAVLTSYHRNEVKFTELTLDTFRMLQSLEWEPTGSYQIAVKELTENGTMSDQSGPSGLIDIHLSTEISDGNLPSNPQRAIIYHPTVSHLIAVLATICEELSQDSILLIYISASGLADQNAYHKYASSSSSRLRPASAFSINKPNSHTGSDDHVWLGPRGNGGPNNLYPEDLIPFTRYPLFLVIDSENSHAFKAGHT; this is encoded by the exons ATGGCCGACGGCGAGCCCTCCGGCGCGTACAGGGAGTTCAAGGCGCTGGTGGAGGCGGCGGACCGCAAGTTCGCGCGCGCGCGCGACCTGCCGCTCTACGGCGGCGGGGACCACCACAGCCGCAAGGCCTTCAAGGCCTACACGCGGCTCTGGCGCCTGCAGCAGGACCGCCGCCGGGACCTCGTCGCCGCGGGCCTCCGCCGCTGGGAGATCGGCGAGGTCGCCTCGCGGATCGGCCAGCTCTACTACGCGCGCTACCTCCGCACCGCCGAGCCGCGCTCGCTCGTCGGCGCATACGTCTTCTACGAGGCCATCTACAGCCGCGGCTACttcgccgcccccgcccccgccaaCGCCAGCGCCTCCGCGGCCGCGGGGGGCGGCGCCAAGCACCAGGGCCTCCTGATCCGCTACAAGGAGCTGCGCTTCATCGCCCGCTTCCTCGTCGTCGCCATGCTCATGCGCCGGGCCGAGGCGGTGGACCACCTCGTCGCCCGCCTCCGCTCGCTCGTACAGGAATCCAAGTCGGCCTACCCC AAAACCAACTTCAAGGAATGGAAACAAGTGCTTCAAGAGCTTGACAGATTCTTGAAAGCTGACGGAGCATACAAAGGATCTAGATCACTTAGATATGATAACTTGTTTGATTCTTATGCATCAAACCTTGCATCAATAGCAAGATTCCATTCGAAAAGAGTACTGAAACTGAAGGAAGCTGTATTAACAAGTTACCACCGAAACGAG GTCAAGTTCACAGAGCTAACTTTGGACACTTTCAGAATGCTACAGTCTTTAGAATGGGAGCCCACAGGGTCTTATCAGATAGCTGTTAAAGAACTTACAGAAAATGGCACTATGAGTGATCAGAGTGGACCCTCTGGTCTGATCGATATTCACCTTTCTACAGAGATCTCTGATGGAAATCTTCCTTCAAATCCCCAAAGAGCAATCATATATCACCCTACAGTATCTCATCTTATAGCG GTTCTTGCCACAATCTGTGAGGAGCTTTCTCAAGATAGCATTTTGCTAATTTATATATCAGCATCAG GCCTTGCTGATCAGAATGCATATCATAAGTATGCATCTAGCTCTTCATCACGCTTGAGGCCTGCTTCTGCTTTCTCAATCAATAAGCCAAATTCACATACCGGTTCAGATGATCATGTATGGCTTGGTCCTCGTGGAAATGGTG GTCCAAACAATCTTTATCCAGAAGATCTGATACCATTTACAAGATACCCACTTTTCCTTGTAATTGACAGTGAAAATAGCCATGCATTCAAGGCAG GCCATACATAA